One window of Magallana gigas chromosome 2, xbMagGiga1.1, whole genome shotgun sequence genomic DNA carries:
- the LOC117681750 gene encoding uncharacterized protein, which produces MESFSPKICEGLEHMSESVFVGLCNIMGTSQQVAIRRETEDILDMVDRRVIPNDGMIDMMSGSHREGFRLKGSDVDFMYWRNNHRVIMDMSQSEYYNRANTTLILSDSSESPPGFTLLQLLTPTTNRYVRSACVRMNDRVYISSSTYRQLTCSLVYPNSTVHGPCGSGVRGTVEYDHAHCFVSDFWPVSASSWIDRCHSWPDPEIVNNIVRNGCHFVAIGHPLGPHEHEEWRISFSKAEYKLVSSMNHCQFLTYGLLKLFLKEVMNQQSEETNKLLCSYHMKTTVFWAIQQNTLPQWCPQNLLAGFWVCFKLLLRWVYEGVCPNFFIPQNNLFLTKVHGSAQNRLFLQLHELYKKGLACLLHSSSIRSYIIDVLCNSRLSMCTDESMMRCEVDYDVELVRESSKAAAHPVDLFVLPKVIHAIEQLVDSPLTHYQLVTLQRFTASLFQCTAFQLHNMYTNTGVNKQMYIADKMSCHMLKLAAKFVCVSDMLYIAMHYYKTLRYREALSVLEMTKVKLAQPYLMYRRHVDRERYIEAVGGQSWSTKMRQAVAQDIELHKEICYISELIPEQQFALQNKSSLLHIPVFVMLHFLEFLCYRHIDTTLSQAALDELQVLVHHDQGLYILDLFRDISWEILGICQQITGNLQAALYSYQQSLITQSPWNRIQTATHRRIHDIVGTTSHY; this is translated from the exons ATGGAGTCCTTTTCACcaaaaat ATGTGAGGGACTTGAGCATATGTCGGAGTCAGTGTTTGTGGGACTGTGTAATATAATGGGGACCTCACAACAGGTAGCTATCAGGAGGGAGACAGAGGACATCCTGGATATGGTGGACAGACGAGTGATACCTAATGATGGGATGATTGATATGATGAGTGGAAGTCACAGAGAAGGGTTCAGACTGAAGGGATCAGATGTGGACTTTATGTACTGGCGAAACAACCACCGAGTGATCATGGACATGTCTCAGTCTGAGTATTACAACAGAGCCAATACAACCTTGATTCTCTCTGACAGTTCTGagagtccaccaggattcacTCTACTTCAGTTACTGACACCAACAACAAACAGATATGTCCGATCAGCATGTGTCAGAATGAACGACAGAGTCTATATATCTAGTTCTACATACAGACAGTTAACTTGTTCATTAGTTTATCCTAATTCTACTGTACATGGACCCTGTGGTAGTGGTGTTAGAGGAACAGTAGAATATGACCATGCTCACTGTTTTGTTAGTGACTTTTGGCCTGTGTCTGCCTCCTCATGGATAGACAGATGTCACTCATGGCCTGATCCTGAAATTGTCAATAACATTGTCAGAAATGGCTGTcactttgtagcaataggacacCCATTAGGACCCCATGAACATGAAGAatggagaatttctttttctaagGCAGAATATAAACTTGTTTCGTCAATGAACCACTGCCAGTTTTTGACTTATGGACTGTTAAAACTTTTCTTAAAAGAAGTAATGAATCAACAGTCAGAGGAAACCAATAAACTGTTGTGTTCCTATCACATGAAGACAACAGTTTTTTGGGCgattcaacaaaacacactacCTCAATGGTGTCCACAAAATCTGCTGGCCGGTTTCTGGGTCTGCTTTAAACTCCTCCTTAGATGGGTGTATGAGGGAGTTTGTCCAAACTTTTTTATCCCACAAAACAACCTGTTTCTGACAAAGGTCCATGGCTCAGCACAAAACAGATTGTTCCTACAGTTACATGAATTGTACAAGAAAGGTCTGGCCTGTCTGTTACACAGTTCCTCTATCAGGTCCTATATCATTGATGTTCTATGCAATTCTAGACTTTCTATGTGTACAGATGAAAGTATGATGAGGTGTGAAGTTGATTATGATGTAGAACTTGTCAGGGAGTCCTCTAAAGCAGCTGCTCATCCAGTAGATCTATTTGTTCTTCCCAAAGTCATACACGCAATAGAGCAATTAGTAGATTCACCCCTGACACACTATCAACTTGTTACATTACAAAGATTTACAGCCTCCTTATTTCAGTGTACTGCATTTCAATTACACAACATGTACACTAACACAGGTGTCAACAAACAGATGTATATTGCAGACAAAATGTCCTGTCACATGTTGAAATTAGCAGCAAAGTTTGTGTGTGTATCTGACATGTTGTACATTGCCATGCATTATTACAAGACACTCAGATACAGGGAAGCTTTATCTGTTCTAGAGATGACAAAGGTCAAGTTAGCACAGCCATATCTGATGTATAGGAGACATGTAGACAGAGAGAGGTATATTGAGGCTGTAGGGGGACAGTCCTGGTCTACAAAGATGAGACAGGCTGTAGCACAGGATATCGAACTTCACAAGGAAATCTGTTATATCAGTGAACTAATACCAGAACAACAGTTTGCTCTACAGAACAAGAGTTCTTTATTACATATCCCAGTGTTTGTAATGTTACACTTCCTAGAGTTCTTGTGTTACAGACACATTGATACAACATTATCACAAGCAGCTCTAGATGAGCTACAGGTCCTCGTCCACCATGATCAGGGACTGTATATATTAGATCTATTCAGAGACATCTCCTGGGAgatcctggggatctgtcaacagatcacAGGGAACCTCCAGGCTGCTCTATACTCATACCAACAGTCACTGATCACACAGTCTCCATGGAACAGAATACAAACTGCTACACACAGGAGAATACATGATATAGTAGGAACAACCTCACACTACTAA